From Pandoraea vervacti, the proteins below share one genomic window:
- the tnpA gene encoding IS66-like element accessory protein TnpA, whose translation MWVLLRPPNEMVGTKVDKVLSVAVEAVPYRRANFPMEFKRATVEATLRPGASVALTARKAGINANLLFKWRRHYLAGAYGDVTPELVTRQSSAASVTEFVPVTITKALVGIATPTADQAVPTSRCSSRHEGKIELVMRGGTMRFDGPLSLELLRELISELRT comes from the coding sequence ATGTGGGTACTTTTGCGTCCACCAAATGAAATGGTGGGCACAAAAGTGGACAAGGTTTTGAGTGTGGCTGTGGAAGCGGTACCTTACCGACGAGCGAATTTCCCAATGGAGTTCAAGCGCGCGACGGTCGAGGCAACGTTAAGGCCAGGTGCGTCGGTTGCTTTGACAGCGCGCAAGGCAGGCATCAACGCCAACTTGTTATTCAAATGGCGCCGGCATTATCTGGCTGGCGCTTACGGTGATGTCACACCTGAGCTTGTTACTCGCCAGAGTTCCGCGGCTTCGGTGACCGAGTTTGTTCCCGTGACGATCACGAAGGCTCTCGTTGGCATCGCCACGCCGACGGCAGACCAAGCAGTCCCGACCTCACGATGTTCATCGAGGCACGAGGGGAAGATCGAGTTGGTGATGCGTGGCGGCACAATGCGCTTCGATGGTCCGCTGAGTTTGGAGTTACTGCGCGAGTTGATTTCGGAGCTACGCACATGA
- the tnpB gene encoding IS66 family insertion sequence element accessory protein TnpB (TnpB, as the term is used for proteins encoded by IS66 family insertion elements, is considered an accessory protein, since TnpC, encoded by a neighboring gene, is a DDE family transposase.), translated as MIGLPSNTRVWIAAGVTDMRCGFNGLAAKVESVLHKDPFSGHIFLFRGRRGDLLKALCWSDGGLCLLAKRLEKGRFAWPRADGGVVALTTAQLSLLLEGFDWREPIDAARPRSAR; from the coding sequence ATGATCGGGTTGCCCTCGAACACGCGTGTGTGGATCGCCGCTGGCGTGACAGATATGCGCTGCGGCTTCAATGGTTTAGCTGCCAAGGTCGAGTCGGTGCTGCATAAGGATCCGTTCTCGGGGCACATCTTCCTGTTTCGTGGTCGTCGTGGTGATTTGCTCAAAGCGCTGTGCTGGAGCGATGGCGGATTGTGCTTGCTGGCCAAGCGGCTGGAGAAAGGTCGCTTCGCGTGGCCACGGGCCGATGGTGGTGTCGTGGCACTCACCACTGCGCAGCTCTCACTCTTGCTTGAAGGGTTCGATTGGCGCGAGCCCATCGACGCGGCTCGCCCACGCAGTGCGAGATAA